The following is a genomic window from Lagenorhynchus albirostris chromosome 2, mLagAlb1.1, whole genome shotgun sequence.
tgtgcaccaggaactaataTAGTATTGTAGGTCTATTATActccaaaaaccaaacaaacaaactcagaaaaagagatcagatctgtggttaccagaggcagggggtggacagggggaactggatgaaggtggtcaaaaggtacgaacttccagttataaaataaatacatactagggatgtaatgtacaacatgattaatataattaacatgtatgttatatatcaaagttgttaaaagagtaaagcctaagagttctcatcacaaggaaaatatctttttcttcctgtttcttttattttgtatctataggaGACGATGGATGTTCATTAAGcttattgtggtcatcatttcatgatgtatgcaagtcaaatcattatgctctatgccttaaacttatacagtgctgtatgtcaaatgtatctcaataaaactaaaagaaaaaaaaatccccattctTAACTAATTCCTAATCTTGATGGTCTCTTGCTGACACTCAGAGGGCCACAGTTCTGCATTAAGATTGCCATCAGCAAAGCCAGGTGTCTGAGGTAGGAGaggagaatatattttaattaacaggcatccttatttgtttttaaggaatACACCAGGAGTTCCACTTTCCGAGAGGAACATCTGAGGTGGGCAAACACTTGTCTGTATACCTAGACTCTACGTATAGTGCATATGCAGGAAGCTGGCCTGCATTCAGTCTCTCTATGCTTTTGGTTCCAGCTGACTTGAAAAACATACTAACACGTTGAAAGGAGGCAGTTACATGGAACATGTGAAATAGATACAATGGAAATTATGTGTGTGATTTTTAACTGGGCTGGCACCTCATGGTTGAGCAAGCCAGAAGAGGCTTGCTGTCCTGGGAGCCACCTAAATccttagaaactttaaaaaaaaacatacttaTGTTTATCTTATGGTGTAAAGCTGTGAGATCTATCTCATGGTTTAAAGCTCTGAGAGCCATCTAGTTCCTTAATTtccaaactcttagaagatacCCATCTGTGtacaatatgtatttttaaaaattatgctatttctaaaattaaaaaaataaagatacctgCATGCTCCACCACAAAGTACATCTCTAAGACATGTACTGGcataatcaaatcaaatcaatctATTCTAAGAAAAGGCCTACCGGATGAGCGTGTTCCCAATCTGGTGCCGTATTTCATTCCACTCCTCCTTGCTTTTTCGAGGCCAAGAATTCACGTTCATTTCAGGTTCACTGGGTCTGTGGTTCAACTTCATTGCCAGTGTGTCTTTCCTCTTCACTTTGTTGGCCAGAGCACCTTTgtacaagggaaagaaaaacatgtaGGAGCTTAAAGCTCAGCCTCACCTGGAGCTAGGTAAGAGTCTGAATAAACAATATCATAATCCCAGCTTTCTAGCTGGCCTCTGATGATCCACCTAACAGGGAGGTGGGGGTAAAGCTGAGGACATCTAAAAATCTTTTTAGCAGATGGCCTCAGACGGgctaaaaatatcttttccctTCTACCAGTTCTCTgtctacatttttcttcttaataagaGTTGCTAGAGGAGGGATGGTCTAAGCAGGGGACAGCCTCTGAATTACAACACAGAGGCATTTGCACTAACACACCTCATAAGGTTCCTACTCTTAAAGCTGCTTTCCACTTTTAGGAATCAGGATTCTATTATTCACAGatgtgtgtacatgcacatgtttttttttctttgccccaTGAACACAGGAAGCTCACTAGGCTGAAGGAGTGcatcatttttgtcttttccacaaAGCCCAAATACCAACTTTCCTTTACTccacattctttaacaccatcaaggtaaataatttttaaatcaaaaccgAACACATAAAAAACTGATTGACTCAACCTACTGGGCTCCCTCTCACTGGCTTGTTATAACAATGGGAACAGCAGGGACAAGAGTCTTTCATAGAGCCTTCCAAGAGCAGTCAGCCAGACGACTCGATGGGAGAGGGTGCCTGCTTCCATGCATCTTACACTTGCTAAGACCAGCACACAGCTTTATCGGTAAGAgaactttctccttctctttccctccctttcttacTATGATGGCTTTCATCTTCATCCTCTTCATCTCGGTATTGAATAGGACCTTCTGAATCAGAGTcactctctttcccttcttcttcctcctgcagACACTGCGGTAGTTTAGGAATGACTGAGGTAGATGCTACATCTGCATCGAATGCAATTATGTGGATCTgctcctcctcttcttcatcgTCTGGACTAACAAATTAACATAATTACATTTTACGTTTTCCTTTCAGAGACATAAAGAATAACTGATTTGCAAGGCAAACTACTGAATAACCATGAAAAAGTCCATAAACGAAATAATTTATAGTTATTTCCCTTAATTTTTACATTCTTGCTAAGAAACTTTTTAGCAGCTATTAATCTAAAgggctctgggttcaaatcccagatctACAACTTATTTACTAgcttgttatttaatttttctgtaaatgtgaATGATACCTACCTTGTTGGTTTGTTCTGagaatgaaatagacaaattctagAATGCACTAGTGTCTTGCACATAGGGCCCTGATGATCAATACATAAAATGCAAGTTTGCCTTGGTCTGATTGAATGAGAAGATCACACAGCATCTAACACAGTACTTGGCTCATGGAAGATACTCAATAAAAATACTTAACCCATTTCCTAAACCAAGGAAGCAAAGAGAAGTACGGATGAAAACTAACTTCTTTGCTTTACACTCTGGAGGCATAAAACTATGACTTAGTCTACTTCAAATTCCTAAACTGtctcaaaataaataatgcaaaataaataataccAGGAAGTACAAAAGATTatggcaaaaaaaccaaaaactaggATACTGCAACAACTCTGTAACAATTCTTTTAGTTATTAGTAAGACAGATTTCCAACTTGCCAAGAAGTGTTAATCTTCAGTCACAATttgtctgaattttaaaaagacagacaaaataggTATAAGTACCAATGCTACTGTGAACAGATTGAGTGTTTGGGGACagatgagggagagaaaagatgagCAGTTTCAGTCTGTGGGGCTGGAATACTGAGCTATCTTTCAGagctcccttctttttctctaggcttctctctgtctctctctaccaggttctgtgccaggcactagagCTTTCAGAtttgtctaatttcattctcgcaagcctatgaggtaggtattatttctGTTTACAGGTTAGACAACTGAAGAGCAGGAAGATTAAGTAACATACACTACTGCACGCTAGTAaatcagaggcagagctgggatttgaacccagagccaTCTTACTCCAAGGTCAATGTTCATAAGCACCATGTTACACTGCTTCCCATATATCATATAAAAATAcacagtgattttaattttcaagtaCAGAAGTTTGTAATTTTTGTATCATCATGGAAATTTCTGCCATGGAAACAATGTTATAGAAATCAGGAGAGTAAAAGTTCAAATTCAAGAACATGTCCTATTTGTTGAGTATTcttcttaatttaaatttattcacattttctctCTATAAGTAATTTTTTCCAAGAAGGACTAGCTACAGTAAAGAGGGAACAAGAAGCAAGCTTTAAAGGCACTCACACTTTCAGCATTTCAATAGTGATGGGAAGTGACCTGGTCCGACCCAGGGTACTGCTGTCCTCAGAAAAGTTGTCACTGTTCTCGAAGAGCAATGAATGAGCTCTATGAGAGCCTTCCAAGGGAGGAGTCATGGGGAGTGGGCTGGCCAGGGCCTGCTGGATTCGGATATGCAGTGGGACTTGGGGCAGCCTAGAGGGTACATGGGGCTCCCCAAAGCTGTGGTCCAACATCCTCTTGGGTACTTCCCTTTTCTGACTTTCCTGCTGGGGAACCTCCCGGGGTAGGTCTAAGGAAGGTGGAAACTCATTTTCTGGCACAACTTGAAAAGTCTTAGCAGGGAATGGAGGGGACCGAGGGGGTTCTGGAGGTATATGAGCAGGCAGTGGGGGGGATGGGGCGGTAGGGGGGATCATCAGCAGGGGTTCGGAGCCCACAGAGCATGtgctcttctctttctgatcACTTGGTGCTTttgtggtggtggcagtggcagcagcagacTCTGAGGTGGGTACCAAAGTTGATGGAATGCCTCTCTTAGGTGGTAAAGGTGGGGACAGCTTTGATAACAATGTGCCACTGTTTATTGCTTGGGATAGTTCAGCTGGAAAAGAGAAAGCAACACCTCAGTTTAAGATGGCTTTACAGTGCTTTGAGGGGCCAGCCCAGGGCCTAGAATTAGAGCTGAGCTCAGTCTTAATCTTTTGGGCAAATTATACCATTTCATGGCTTTGCCATTCCCTAGCTATCTAATCctgaaacaaaattaatatttaaatatatagaagCCCTAATAAATATACAGAGGTGTAGGAAGACCACTACCTTAATATTTTGATGAGAAACTTCTTACTTCTTTACTATGATAATAGACATGACAATTTTTTATGACTTGATCTTGGTGTAGataaagttaatataaaaaaaacaaaaaaaatgtggcTAGTAAATTCTTTTGTCTAACAGTactccattaaaaaatttaaacatgcagattgaaacaaaaaaacaaacactatcAGGCATTGTTACCATATACTGATAAATAATGATATCTAGATATCAGAGCACTTTATTATTAAACTATCAATGATATCTTGGATTTTTATAGCAAACGCAGAGGCCTTTGAAGAAAGCAAGGTGCTTTTCTATCCTTGACTTCATATTCTTCTTATACAAGagatcatctttaccattttaCAGAAGCAAAAACTGAGGCCACAGAAgttatgtgacttgcccaagatcatactaCAAACTGGTAAGGACTCAGCTAGTTCCCGGGACTCATTATGAGGCTCCATCATCTGGATCCCACTGACTTTGTTTCTTATTAGTGTCCACACCTCTTCTTGTCCTTTATGTCCAATCTGTCATCTCCACTCTTCACTACCCTATGGGCTCCTTGACAACAGGGCACCCCTTGTCTCTATCAGCATATTCACAGGGtggggcacagtgcctggcacatagtgggtccTCAATACATGTTTACTAGATGAGAGGCCCCTACCCTGTATCATGACAGTATATATCCCTATGTGATCCCCCAAAGCCCACAACGTCTCAGGTGTTGATTCCACAAAGTCCCTTTGGAGAGCTCCAAATGGCTTCTAAGAAGTGgatcgggtttccctggtggtgcagtggttgagagtccgcctgccgatgcaggggacacgggttcgtgccccggtccgggaagatcccacatgccgcggagcggctaggcccgtaagccatggccgctgagcctgcgcgtccggagcctgtgctccgcagcgggagaggccgcaacagtgagaggcccgcataccgcaaaaaaaaaaaaaaaaaaaaaaaagaagtggatcaACACATCACAAAAGGTCAACCttgcaaaataattaaatagtaGTTCTCTCGGTTACCAACCTCCAACCCTCTACCCAAACCCCTCACTTGTTTTCAAAGGTTTTATATGTCTTACCTAGAGAGCAACACTTCAAGTTTccctaaattaaaaatttaactgCACTAAATCCCATTCCATTGGCAGCATTCAAAGTAAAAGTCTAGCTAATCTGATAATGCTTTAATGTCACTCttcataagtaaaattttaaaaggtcctTCTAGAAAAATACTGCATACACATATAAAAAAGGATTCgaaaaatgtgaatttcaggATCAATAAAAGGTATTTTTTGGTAGACTGGATTTTTGCTGTCTGTCTAAAAACAGTGGTTAGCTATTCCATCTACAACAAAACCCACCCCTGACAAGACCAAATTTGAGtattttaacatttgaattgaTAAAGTAAATTACCTTTGGTAATTTATGGAAAACATATACCtgaaaagtaaaggaaatgaCCTCTGGTACACATACCCTCTGGTACAAATACCCAATGGCATTTGGCTGTAGTTCCGTGGGAAAgatgccaaaatgttcattggagGGGTTACAAATTCCCTTCATCTGTTCAGTTATTTATGGTGGTCCTTCCTTAGTCCCAACACTACTAATTAGTCCTAATACTATTATGCCCGTTAGTAGACATAGCAATGTCTAAACATTGGTTTCCAAATGTTTGGGTTTCATGGACCAATACTATTAAAAAGATTCTCAACCAATCTCAGGTtgtcaatttttattattttcaactaaggcttctttttttttttggccgtgctgcgtggcttgtgggatcttagttctcagccagggattgaacccaggttcCCAGCAGTGGAAACATGGcaccctaaccactggactgccagtgaaTTCCCTCAACTAAGGCTTGATATTCAGTAAACCACTTATGAACACAACCCCTTCATGGAAGAAATGGTCTTTTAACACCAAAGAATTAGGAAGGTCCATAATTTCAGAATAAAGGatagtccttttatttatttatttttttggggcTATgtcgtgcagcttgtgggatctcagttcctcgacctgggattaaacccaggccatggcagtgaaagctcggaaTCCTAACTACTAGGCCAGCAGGGAACTCCCTAAAGGATAGTTCTTTAAATCAAGTCTACTTAACCTTAATAAAAACTCTGTGAACtatcctatttttctctttctgccgaGGACCACTTGTGGACTGATGTTGGTCCCTCAGTCACAGGGCCTATTGCTTTGGGCTATTCATCTGAGGCCAAGAGTGGCCTCCGCAGTTTAGCCCAGGATACAGTACacatattatcattttttaatattgtcttACCCTGAAAAGGGTGGAGTACTACtggtttagagcagtggttctcgaTGTGTGGTCCCCATATACAgagcatcagcatcatctgggaactcATCAGAAATGCAACTTCTCAGGCACtaccccagacttactgaattGGAAACTCTAAGGGCAGAGCCCAGcactctgtgttttaacaagccctccaggtgaccaTGATGAGAACCCCTGTTTAGACAACAGGTTGAGAACACAAGTATACAGGACAGAGGTCTGTACTCCAGAGTTGAAAAGGTTGTGTTTGGTTTCTATCTTTCACTAACTGCAACCTGAGTCAATCACAACTTCTTCACATTCTTATTGCCCTAACTatataatagataaaatagatagaACTTCACAAGGTTTtgaaaataagtatatgaaagcTCCTCAGTCCTCAGAGATAAGTCAACACAGCACTATCCATCCAaggtagtgataataataataataaccttcaTCCTGTTTTTATCAAGCTCCTCCAACCTGCTATAGTCACAATGAACTCTAAGCCTGTTTTTCAAGGTTCTAGTCACTCCATACAATTTGGTTAATCAGCCATTTGATGAGCACACTTTTTGCTTCTCCAATCATTAACAAAAACTTTAAGCAGTACTAAGCCTAATatcatttttcttgaaaaactaccttttttcctctcctccctttcttaAAATTCCTCTAAATTTATATAAGGAAAACTGACCTAAATATACTATAATATATtcaggtaaatataaaaaatttactaAACCAATAAAAAGTTACTGGTTATCTTCCCTGCTTTCATTCTTCCAccacttattttattaaaagtagcATTCTTAACTCTCCTGAGACAAAACATGATTTTATCAGGATAATTTAAATATCTTTGCAGTTCCCCATGAATGTACTATGCCAGACACGGAATCGCAAGTTACACTGGCACCTATACAATCATCTTTTTATCTACTGGATTTATGCTGAAGGAAGGCATTGGCAGTTTAAAGTAGGTTAAAGAAAAAACCCTTTTCTCCAAGCAGATCAAACCCATTGTGGTCTTCACACGTACAGTCCCCCAACTACAAACAGTAGTTCAGAAACAttgttttaggaaaataaatattaatcccCCAAAACTTGAACCTAATTTTAGTGATATTTAACCCCACTGTTTCCATTTATAGCCATCTGCCTCATTTTCAAGGCTTTTTTCTATATTGAGGGCATTCATAAGGACAAGCTATGGAGAACTCTCTCACAGACCAAATCAATATTGTACCAGTTATCCAATAAAACAACTGTCTTagccttccctggtggttgagagtccgcctgccgatgcaggggacacgggttcgtgccccggtccgggaagatcccacatgccgcggagcggctgggcccgtgagccatggctgctgagcctgcgcgtctggagcctgtgctccgcaacgggaaaggccacaacagtgagaggcccgcgtaccgcaaaaaaacccaaaaaaacccaacaactgtctaaaaccaaaccaaaccccaaACAATGGAAATCTAAAGACTTACTTACCAATGACAGGGTTGCTATTTCTGTGAGCTGGTTTAGGGGGAGGGATAGGGGGCTGCTTGGCAGGAACTGTATGAGTGAGGCTCAGGGTAGCAGTAGTGTTAGTGCTGGCAGAAGAAGCAGGCAGAGTCCTGGGTGCTTGGGAAGGGGGGACAGAGGAATTAACAGTTTTTGCTGGGTTTGTGGCAGCCGTGGTGGCAGCAGGTGCTGTGGTGATGGCAGTGGTGGGCGTGGAGGAGAGTGGTCTTGCTGTGCTGCCAGAGGAAGTGGCATCCTTTGCTTGCCCTTCATTTGCTTCGTGAGAAGAGGACAAGTGTCTTTTAGGGGGAAGTAAAGGCTGTTTGGGTACATTCTCAGGAATGGACTCTGCTTCAGAATTAGGCTGGTTTCCAGTTGAGCCTGTGTAATAACAGATGTGATTTAAAAGGAAAGAGTTACAAGACAGACTGAAAAAGCTAACACACCCATAGCTTACGGTCAATTCCATCCATTATTTAATGTATAGATTGGTTTACGGACAAAGTTTCCCAACCTCAACATACTTAAGGTATGTGACACTTTCTCAATCATAAGACAGACTTGTTATGGTAGTGATTCTTCATACAAGAGCCAGGCAACTGGACACAGAGTCCCttgggtggaggaggaggaatgtGTAGCTTGAAAAAGTCCTACAGTTATCTGATATTTAACATCCTCTTCCGTCCTTGAGAATCACACATTTAGGTATTTTGTGAATACAAGAATGAGGGGAGAAATTGTACTTAAAGTGGCAACTAGGTGAGGAACTGCTAGAGGAGAACAGAAGTCCCTCTGGATTTTATTTCTCCCCTGGCTCTTGTAAACCCCCGAAGTAAATTAGAATGACTGATCCATGGCTCTTAAACTAAAAAATtcagagttgggcttccctggtggcgcagtggttgagagtccgcctgccgatgcaggggacatgggttcatgccccggtccgggaggatcccatgtgccgcggggcggctgggcccgtgagccaagcctgctgggcctgggcctgcgcgtccggagcctgtgctccacaaagggaggggccacagcagtgagaggcccgcgaaccgcaaaaaattCAGAGTTAATTACCTAGTCGCTTCTTTGGGTCCTCTTCTGGAATAGGCTTCTTAAGACTTGCTATTCTTCTTGGTTCTTCCTCTACTTGGACTGGACTAGAAGATCTGGCACTCCCTATGGGGGTGGTATGGCCATTCTTTAACGTGGCATGGCTCAACTTCCCTGGATCCTCACCACCTGCAAGGTCCAAAAGAAAGAGCAAACTGATGGACTGGTGTGGTCAGGTAGGGAGAAGAGTTGGCAATTTCTAACCTTTCTTATCCCCTTTATCCAACCCTCTTCCTGTTTTAGCttattatttagattttataGTAGTAATGAAAATAAGTAGTTCTTTTTCCAATAAACATTTGATTGTCTATTATGTGCCGGGTGCTTTGCTACATGAATAAGACAGATTTATTTCACACAAATAATTACAATGCTAAATGTTAAGAGCTATTATGAGTGATGTGCTATggtacaaatgaagaaacaattttcttgggggtgggaatggggttAGAAAAGCTTCACAGAAAGTCGTAGCTAAACTGAGTCTTAAAGGAGGAGTAGGAGCCTGCCACTCGATGACAAGATGAGCAAAGACCATGTAGGAAGAAGAAATAGCATGTATGAAGGTGTGAAATTATTCGACATGTTTGGGAACTGACAATTAGTTTGTCCTGGCAGGAGAACAGATGCACATAAGAAAAAGTTAATAGGAATGGAAAGGCAAGCAAAAGCCAGCCTATGAAGGGTGCCAAGCACCATGTAAAAGAGCCTGGACTGAATCCTGTAGGAAACAGGAAGCCAAAGAATTAAAGTAGAGAGAGATATGATCTGCTCTGTCTTTTAGAAAGTTAATTCTGAGAGCTGTGAGAAGGATGGATTAGGCAGTGATTGGAATAGGAAAACTAATAATGAGCAGAATGTAGGTGAGAAATAGCAGAGGGTGCCTGAGGGCATTAGGAGTGGACAGCAAGGGGGAGAACTGATAGACACATCAAAGGTAAAACACGGTACACATGATGAATTCCTATAAGCTAAACTTCAGGAATGATCACTAGGCTGCAGGCTTTGGGATGAACACTCATCGCTATTAAACTTGTAGGCAAGATCCTTTTATGGAGGAATTAGACAAGTGTTCCCAGTTACTGCTGAGGTTTCCTTTGGAGGAGAGAACTGAAACACTGACGTTAGAGACTGAAAACTGTCTCACCTCCTAGTGTCATGGGAACTGGAACTATTTGCTCTCTAGTTACTCTCTTTGTTTTCCATAGGGAGACACTCTTCATTTTAGTGTCTCTTGAGTTAGTCCCTCGAGTTCTCATAGACCAGACTCCCTCACCCCAACCCACCACTTCCTACTAAGAGATTAGACAGTATCATTCTTCATACAGTCTCAGAAAGAGGTGGAGCTTGGGCTAAAAGTAGTATAAGTCTAAGGCAAATGAGCACTGAATGAAAAATGTACTTCTAAAGTGAAAGTATTCTGACAActatttgttaaattttaaaacagaggaAGGGGCAAGATGACAACAACTATGTAAATGTTGTAAGTTACTGCTTATGTTAATATAGCGCACCTTTAACAAAAACAGGACTTTCTAGAATGTAAAGCAATGAATCATTTCAAAGcccctactttctttcttttttaaaaaatatttatttatttttggcagcattgggtcttcgttgctgcgtgcaggctttctctagttgcggcgagcgggggctactcttttgttgcagtgcacaggcttctcattgcagtggcttctcctgctgcgaagcacgggctctaggcacgtgggcttcagtagttgtggctcgcgggctctagagcgcaggctcagtagttgtggtgcacgggcttagttgctcagtggcatgtggaatcttcccggaccagggctcgaacccatgtcccctgcattgacaggcagattcttaaccactgtgctactagggaagcccaaagcccctacttttaaaaaacatacagtgAAAGGTAAAGACACATTATTAATTAGTTTCTACTCAGCACATACCAGCAAAAGTGATCAGTCATCTTGCAAGTTACTTAATCAGGACTGTCTACTTTGAAGTAAAActtcttatatatacatatattttaaaaaaataaattcatttatttatttttagctgcgttgggtctttgttgctgtgcacgggctttctctagttgcagcgagctggggctactcttcattgtggtgtgcgggcttctcattgcagtggcttctcttattgctgagcacgagctctaggcccatgggcttcagtagttgtgacgtgtgggcttcagtagttgtggcacgtggactcaatagttgtggcttgcgggctctggagcgcagg
Proteins encoded in this region:
- the PHACTR4 gene encoding phosphatase and actin regulator 4 isoform X6 encodes the protein MVIDSVEAGDTTPPTKRKSKFSGFGKIFKPWKWRKKKSDKFKETSEVLERKISMRKPREELVKRGVLLEDPEQGGEDPGKLSHATLKNGHTTPIGSARSSSPVQVEEEPRRIASLKKPIPEEDPKKRLGSTGNQPNSEAESIPENVPKQPLLPPKRHLSSSHEANEGQAKDATSSGSTARPLSSTPTTAITTAPAATTAATNPAKTVNSSVPPSQAPRTLPASSASTNTTATLSLTHTVPAKQPPIPPPKPAHRNSNPVIAELSQAINSGTLLSKLSPPLPPKRGIPSTLVPTSESAAATATTTKAPSDQKEKSTCSVGSEPLLMIPPTAPSPPLPAHIPPEPPRSPPFPAKTFQVVPENEFPPSLDLPREVPQQESQKREVPKRMLDHSFGEPHVPSRLPQVPLHIRIQQALASPLPMTPPLEGSHRAHSLLFENSDNFSEDSSTLGRTRSLPITIEMLKVPDDEEEEEQIHIIAFDADVASTSVIPKLPQCLQEEEEGKESDSDSEGPIQYRDEEDEDESHHSALANKVKRKDTLAMKLNHRPSEPEMNVNSWPRKSKEEWNEIRHQIGNTLIRRLSQRPTPEELEQRNILQPKNEADRQAEKREIKRRLTRKLSQRPTVAELLARKILRFNEYVEVTDAHDYDRRADKPWTKLTPADKAAIRKELNEFKSSEMEVHEESKHFTRYHRP
- the PHACTR4 gene encoding phosphatase and actin regulator 4 isoform X1, translating into MISSYAFPDVYVSFKLYTTSLNWLIVAWKIHLTSPKNAGTVEEAGQPTADPGMVIDSVEAGDTTPPTKRKSKFSGFGKIFKPWKWRKKKSDKFKETSEVLERKISMRKPREELVKRGVLLEDPEQGGEDPGKLSHATLKNGHTTPIGSARSSSPVQVEEEPRRIASLKKPIPEEDPKKRLGSTGNQPNSEAESIPENVPKQPLLPPKRHLSSSHEANEGQAKDATSSGSTARPLSSTPTTAITTAPAATTAATNPAKTVNSSVPPSQAPRTLPASSASTNTTATLSLTHTVPAKQPPIPPPKPAHRNSNPVIAELSQAINSGTLLSKLSPPLPPKRGIPSTLVPTSESAAATATTTKAPSDQKEKSTCSVGSEPLLMIPPTAPSPPLPAHIPPEPPRSPPFPAKTFQVVPENEFPPSLDLPREVPQQESQKREVPKRMLDHSFGEPHVPSRLPQVPLHIRIQQALASPLPMTPPLEGSHRAHSLLFENSDNFSEDSSTLGRTRSLPITIEMLKVPDDEEEEEQIHIIAFDADVASTSVIPKLPQCLQEEEEGKESDSDSEGPIQYRDEEDEDESHHSALANKVKRKDTLAMKLNHRPSEPEMNVNSWPRKSKEEWNEIRHQIGNTLIRRLSQRPTPEELEQRNILQPKNEADRQAEKREIKRRLTRKLSQRPTVAELLARKILRFNEYVEVTDAHDYDRRADKPWTKLTPADKAAIRKELNEFKSSEMEVHEESKHFTRYHRP
- the PHACTR4 gene encoding phosphatase and actin regulator 4 isoform X2, whose translation is MISSYAFPDVYKLYTTSLNWLIVAWKIHLTSPKNAGTVEEAGQPTADPGMVIDSVEAGDTTPPTKRKSKFSGFGKIFKPWKWRKKKSDKFKETSEVLERKISMRKPREELVKRGVLLEDPEQGGEDPGKLSHATLKNGHTTPIGSARSSSPVQVEEEPRRIASLKKPIPEEDPKKRLGSTGNQPNSEAESIPENVPKQPLLPPKRHLSSSHEANEGQAKDATSSGSTARPLSSTPTTAITTAPAATTAATNPAKTVNSSVPPSQAPRTLPASSASTNTTATLSLTHTVPAKQPPIPPPKPAHRNSNPVIAELSQAINSGTLLSKLSPPLPPKRGIPSTLVPTSESAAATATTTKAPSDQKEKSTCSVGSEPLLMIPPTAPSPPLPAHIPPEPPRSPPFPAKTFQVVPENEFPPSLDLPREVPQQESQKREVPKRMLDHSFGEPHVPSRLPQVPLHIRIQQALASPLPMTPPLEGSHRAHSLLFENSDNFSEDSSTLGRTRSLPITIEMLKVPDDEEEEEQIHIIAFDADVASTSVIPKLPQCLQEEEEGKESDSDSEGPIQYRDEEDEDESHHSALANKVKRKDTLAMKLNHRPSEPEMNVNSWPRKSKEEWNEIRHQIGNTLIRRLSQRPTPEELEQRNILQPKNEADRQAEKREIKRRLTRKLSQRPTVAELLARKILRFNEYVEVTDAHDYDRRADKPWTKLTPADKAAIRKELNEFKSSEMEVHEESKHFTRYHRP
- the PHACTR4 gene encoding phosphatase and actin regulator 4 isoform X4 produces the protein MEDPFDFSKERWDKEAGQPTADPGMVIDSVEAGDTTPPTKRKSKFSGFGKIFKPWKWRKKKSDKFKETSEVLERKISMRKPREELVKRGVLLEDPEQGGEDPGKLSHATLKNGHTTPIGSARSSSPVQVEEEPRRIASLKKPIPEEDPKKRLGSTGNQPNSEAESIPENVPKQPLLPPKRHLSSSHEANEGQAKDATSSGSTARPLSSTPTTAITTAPAATTAATNPAKTVNSSVPPSQAPRTLPASSASTNTTATLSLTHTVPAKQPPIPPPKPAHRNSNPVIAELSQAINSGTLLSKLSPPLPPKRGIPSTLVPTSESAAATATTTKAPSDQKEKSTCSVGSEPLLMIPPTAPSPPLPAHIPPEPPRSPPFPAKTFQVVPENEFPPSLDLPREVPQQESQKREVPKRMLDHSFGEPHVPSRLPQVPLHIRIQQALASPLPMTPPLEGSHRAHSLLFENSDNFSEDSSTLGRTRSLPITIEMLKVPDDEEEEEQIHIIAFDADVASTSVIPKLPQCLQEEEEGKESDSDSEGPIQYRDEEDEDESHHSALANKVKRKDTLAMKLNHRPSEPEMNVNSWPRKSKEEWNEIRHQIGNTLIRRLSQRPTPEELEQRNILQPKNEADRQAEKREIKRRLTRKLSQRPTVAELLARKILRFNEYVEVTDAHDYDRRADKPWTKLTPADKAAIRKELNEFKSSEMEVHEESKHFTRYHRP
- the PHACTR4 gene encoding phosphatase and actin regulator 4 isoform X5 is translated as MEDPFEEAGQPTADPGMVIDSVEAGDTTPPTKRKSKFSGFGKIFKPWKWRKKKSDKFKETSEVLERKISMRKPREELVKRGVLLEDPEQGGEDPGKLSHATLKNGHTTPIGSARSSSPVQVEEEPRRIASLKKPIPEEDPKKRLGSTGNQPNSEAESIPENVPKQPLLPPKRHLSSSHEANEGQAKDATSSGSTARPLSSTPTTAITTAPAATTAATNPAKTVNSSVPPSQAPRTLPASSASTNTTATLSLTHTVPAKQPPIPPPKPAHRNSNPVIAELSQAINSGTLLSKLSPPLPPKRGIPSTLVPTSESAAATATTTKAPSDQKEKSTCSVGSEPLLMIPPTAPSPPLPAHIPPEPPRSPPFPAKTFQVVPENEFPPSLDLPREVPQQESQKREVPKRMLDHSFGEPHVPSRLPQVPLHIRIQQALASPLPMTPPLEGSHRAHSLLFENSDNFSEDSSTLGRTRSLPITIEMLKVPDDEEEEEQIHIIAFDADVASTSVIPKLPQCLQEEEEGKESDSDSEGPIQYRDEEDEDESHHSALANKVKRKDTLAMKLNHRPSEPEMNVNSWPRKSKEEWNEIRHQIGNTLIRRLSQRPTPEELEQRNILQPKNEADRQAEKREIKRRLTRKLSQRPTVAELLARKILRFNEYVEVTDAHDYDRRADKPWTKLTPADKAAIRKELNEFKSSEMEVHEESKHFTRYHRP